gctcttccattttctttcttcatccctttTCATTTTGCATTACTTTTCCCTCTTCTCCATGCTTCCCCTTATCCTTAATCTCCTctcatttttcctcttcccacatcttcttcctccctctttttcttcctttcctttgttccCATTGCTGCTTCTGTCCATATTACCCTTATTGCCTCCTCTTTCCACTGCATTACActactcttcccttctcttccttttctcctgtctTCCCTAGTTTTCTTCTGCTCTCCTTTTTGTCTTCCCTACTCCTCACTAATCTATCATTTCCCTACCCTCTcatctgtttttctacttctgccttcttcccaaatcttcctcttttctcctcttgtcctgcctcttattttcttcctcttcatttctcttccctttccaatCCACTCTCTTACTCTATATTTATCCTTCCTTTGGTTCTTTCCCTTGGTCATCTTCCTTACTTTCTCTACTTCAATCTTTCTATCTCCCCAtgtctctccttctgttttattattttttattgagatctacagttttctctgctcccctccctatttcacccacttgtttcttactTTCAGCCACACTGAATGttttagaagacaaagtgggaagtacatttgaacgcattggcacaggagaccaattcttAAATATAATCGCAGCAACAAGACACTgtgaaaaacaattaataaatgggaccatctgaaacagaaaagtttctgtaaagtaaaggatacagtcaacaagaaaaaaaaacagcctacagaatgggaaaacatcttcactaaccccacatcagacagagatctgatctccaaaatacacaaagatctcaagaaattggttatcaaaagagcaaataatccaataaaaatggagtacagctGCTCTTTCTTCCCATCGCTCATTGCCCACACAAGCCGTCCAGCTAACTAACTTTCATAGCATGGCCAACTTCGAGCGTACCTTCATTGCCATCAAGCCAGATGGCGTGCAGCATGGCCTGGCAGGAGAGATCATCAAGCGCTTCGAGCAGAAGGGGTTCCACCTGGTGGCCAGGAAGTTCCTTTGGGCTTCTGAGGAATACCTGAAGCAGCACTACATTGACCTGAAAGACCGTTATTTATTCCCAGGGCTGGTGAAGTACATGAACTAGGGGCCTGTGTGGCCATGGTCTGGGAGGGGCTCAATGTGTTGAGGACAGGCCGAATGATGCCGAGAGAGACCAATCCAGCTGATTCTCATCCAGGCACCATTCGAGAGGATTTTTGCATTCAAGTTGGCAGGAACATCATTCATGGCAGTGATTCAGTgcaaagagcagagaaagagatCAGTCTATGGTTTAGGCCTGAAGAATTGGTTGACTACAAATCTTGTGCTCATGACTGGGTATATGAGTAGAGATGGATAGTTCTCGCATTACTGATGGATCCTTGGGCACAACTCTTCATTCCAGAGAATGAATCATCTTTTCTAAAACAGTAAAGActttggaactgaaaaaaaaatggagtacagacctaaacagagaactcaaaacagaggaatctaaaatggctaaaagacacttaaggaaatgttcaacatccttagtcaccagagaaatgcaaattaaaacaactctgagattccatgtcatacctgtaagaatgaccaggatcaaaaaccctgatgacaacttatgctgaagaagttgtagggaaaagggaacacttctgcatctctggtggaaatgcaaactggtacagcccctttggatgtcagtgtggcaatttctcagaaaattaggaagcaaccttccttGTGACCCAGTAGTAAcactttttggtatatatccaaagtatgctcaatcgtgccacaaggacatgtgctcagttatgttcatagcagcattgtttgttattgCTAGAATCTGGgaacaaactaaatgcccctagactgaagaatggataaggaaactgtgatacttttacacaatggagtactatacagtagAAAAATTATCGATATATTGAGTTTTGCAGACAAATGtacagagctagaaaacattattttgagtgacgtaacccagacacagaaagacaattattgcatatactcactcataggtgacttttaaatataaagcaaagaaaaccaggcatcaaactacaatcccagagaatttagacaataatgaggacactaggagagacttacatagatctaatttacccaggaagtagaaagacaagatatcctgagtaaatttggagcgtGGGGAATTAGGACATGAAAAAAAGTGGAAAGATTAAGtacaggaaagaggagggaagagaatgaaagaggcaagggaagaaaggagagaagtagATGATAGAGGAATGTGAAGCAAAGAATGTGCAATAAAGGATGAGGGAAAGGAGGGTATGAGGGAATCTGAGAGAATTTGGTAGAAACAGGAATAAGGAACAAGGgatgaagaaggcagaggcaataGAGGAAAGACGACAGGGCAGGGATAGaagatgaaggaaaaggaagtgggaGCTACTAGAGATTGGAATGGAAGAGAAGGTAAGAAGAAATATTAGAGAAGGGGAGTGAGAAGGCATGAGGAGGGAAGaagtaagagaaggaaaaggaaagctaTAGATAGGAAGAAGAGAATAGTGGAAGGAACTAGGAAGTGCAGAATAGtataaagagaaaggaggaggtaaGAGAATGGAAGAGGAAAGGTGGGGGAGAATAAAAGAGAAGGGGACTGGAAAATAGTTAGAAATGGGTAGTAAAGGAAAGAGGAGAATAGAGGAAGTAATGGGAAGATgactgaagaagagaaaaagggagaataGGGATGataagggaaagggggaagaaggagggatactgcaagaagaggaaagggagtgaTACAGAAAGAGCAGTGAAGATTGAAGGGAAATGAGAAGGAAAGTGTAGGGATGAGGAAGgttagggaatgggaggaaggggcgAATAGAGGGGAGAGTGGAAGGTGCAGAATAGGATGAAAGAGGACTATAAAAGAAAGTGGGACATAAGGGAAAagtaggaaaaaggaaaggagggtagaagatgaggagaaagagaagagagtcaAGGGAAGAGTGTAGAATAGATGATAAGGGAGGGAAATGAGGAGTGGAGTAAGGatggaaaggggaaagaggaggtaAGGAATgaatagaagaaaagaagaaagaggggataagaagaacaaggaggaaaaagaaggaaagaggatggAAGAGGGAGGTAGAGTGGTGAAGGAGAAGAGGATAGTagaggatgaaagaaagaaaagaaaaggggagttgaacagtgagggaggaggaaaagcaagaggaggaaagaatgatTTTGGAAGTGGAGGGAAGAAGAAGTTAATATAAAAGTGTCTacaagggaagaggaaagaagaaagaaaaataacaatgggtaaagaggatggaagaagaaagagggagggcaAAAGCGGGAAGAGGTggcaaagagaaagggagggaggaggcaatagaaaagagaaaaatgaagtaaGAGGAATGATAAGGGAAGTATTGGGGGGAGCAAAgagcagagaagagggaaaagaataaaaggagagagaaggaggggagggaagtgtaTTGAGGTATGAATAGCAGAGGagtggaaaacagaaaaaggagagaagagtaTAGTAGAGGACTAAATATGAATGAAAAGGtcagagggaaaagaaagcaagaggGACAAGgagggaggatgaaagagcaaggGAAAAGAGGCATGAGATAAGAGTAGGACTGACTAAGCAGAGAGAAGTGTGAAGGAGTGGGAAAAGGAAGAGTAATGAGGAGGGAGGAAGctagaggaaagaagaggaggaaaaacgAAAAGAAGATAAGAAAGAAGGGAATGGAGAAGGGAACAGGACTGATTAGGGAATAGGAGAGAGGTGAGTAGAGCAAAAGAtttgagaaggaagggagaagagaaaggatgaaGAGTTTGAAATATGGAAGAGAATGGTAAAGGAGTAAGTAAATTGATAGGGAAAGAGgttgagagggaaaaggagagaacctGATGGcatagggaagagaagggaaaagggaaagggtggaaaaagagaaaagtggaGGGAATatgagggaagaggaaagttgaGATAAGAAGatgaaagatggaaaatattaaagtggaaatgaggggagagaaggaaataggcaagagaaaggaagaaataatgggAGGGAGGAAATAAGCGAGAAAAGGAAGGATGAAGAATGGAAGTcttgagaagaggaaaaggagggaagagcaagaggaaagagtagggagagaaaagaggagcaaAAAAGGCAAGTGGAGGGAGAAGTGATGAGGACAGAGGCTGGCAGAGTAGAGTGCTGAGAGTGATTGAAGAAGAAACATGAGGGAAGATCAGGGAAGGAGAAAGTTagaagaaaagggaagtgggaaacaaagggaaagaaaaggagaagaaggaggaagatgggAAAATGGAAGACTGAAGTAGTGGGAGGAGGTAACAGGAATGTGGTTGAAAAAGGAGGcaagagaaaacaagagaattgtgaaagatgggggaagaaggaagtagAAGAAAGTGTGGAAGGGAAGtatgagggaagaggaaggggaaagaaatgcGAGGGAAGATGGAAGGGGATGAGataagagaagggagaaggggagagaaaagaaaaggtaagagggaatgggagggaggagggaaagtgaCATATGAGGAAAGAGGAGgtaagagggaaagggaaatttTAGGGAGGACGAGGTGGTACAAGGGAGGAGCGAGGATGGAACAGGAGTCAGGAGTAGAAAGGGCAGGAGGAAAGAATAGGGAAAAATAGTAGGGAAGAGGGATGAAAAGTAAAAACTGAGGTAGATGGAGGGAAGAGGTATGAGGAAGGaatagaagagagaagggaagtgagtcagatagggaagtggagagagtagtgaagaggagggaaagggaaggaggaagaaatagaATGGAGGGAATATGGGAaggtagagaaaaggaaaaagaagtagaggaaggaggggagaataTGAAGGAGGTAAtatggaagaggagaaaagagagaagactgaagataatGGAGGatggaaatggaaggaaagaagaagcaaAGAATATGTAGGGAAAATAAGAAGAGAGGGGTGGataggagggagaaaggaagcaggaggagaaagatCAAAAGAGTAGGAAATAGATTAGAGGAAGAATGAAAAGGAATCAGGAAGaggtgagaaaataaaaaaagagaaggaagttgAGGGTATAGGGATCAGGAGAAAGTAGGATGGAGGAGAGAGGTGTGTAGATTAGGAAGAAATATGTAGAAGGATGGAGATGAGGAGGATGTATCACATGGAAGGGACAAAAATGAGGGAACATGGAAAAAGGAGCAAgagtaaagagaacaaagagaatggaggggaaagaggaaggaagtggatggaggaggaaagcaaaggaaaaagagatgAGAAAGGGTTGGGTGAAGGTAAGAGAAAGGAATAGAGAAGAGAAATATGGTAAGAGGAAGCATGGAGATGTGTTagcaggaggaaagaggaagaataagCAGATTGAACAAGTAAGAGGGCAGAAGTGGAGAGAATAGAAAAAGGAATGAGATTGTAagagagatgaggaggaagaggagtagaGAAAAGTATAGAAGAGGTAAGAGAAAAGAAGTATGAAAGtgatgaagaaaagaagagaaatgggagaaaggagggaagaggagggatgtCAAAGagtagggaagagaaaagaatagatAATAGGGCCTACAGAGAATATTAAGTAAGAGATacaaggaaggaaataagaggaggtaagagaagaataaaagaaggaaTAGGAGGGAAGAatacaaaggaggagcagaaaagaggaaagaaaatggaaaagaatttaGAAGGAGAGAGTATAGAAAAGTAGGAAGAGGAGAAGTCcaggggaaagggaagtgaataGAGGGAAGAGGATGGTTGAATGAAGAACTGGAACATGGAAAATAGATGGtagtagagagaagaaaaggcaagatgaaagaatacaaagagaaaagagagggaagaagagtaaAGAGGGAAGCTGAaataagaggaggaagagggaggagaaaagaggagggaagaggagtgcAGTGAAGAGTGAAGATGAAGGAATAAGAGGAAATAGAGAGGGAGGGAACAGAAGGGAACAAGAATGAGGCAGAGgaaaagaagcaggaagaagTGGGAATAGAAAAGAATGGgacaagagaagggaagaggaaacaaGAGGGTGAATGAAGATGAAGGAATAGACAAGGGGGAGGAAGAAGTGGGATGCAGATTGAGGAGGAAATAAAAGAGCAGATGGAAGATTAGGGTTGGCtgtaagaaaggaaaggggaagaggagtgagaatggaagaaaaaggaGTGGGAATCAGTAAAGAAAGTCTAAAAGATAATAAAGAGAAAggacaagaggagagagaaaggaagtgaagggaaaggaatgaagagaggagagaaaaggagggtggagggaagagaaggaggatgcaggaagaggaGTGAttaagggagaagaaggaggtgagaaatggagagaagaagaaagaaggaagagggaagggagagttGAGGAAAGAAGAGCTAAGGGGAGAAATGAGAGAATACAGGGTTGAAGAGTAGTAAGAATGGAAGAGGGATTTAGAGGgcaggaaatgaagaagtcatTATAAAAAGAGAAGTGGAAAGAAGTAGGAAGGGTAGAGAAGTAGaaatggaaaggagaagggaaataaAGGGAAactggaagggaaaagagaaaaggggagagaaaatggaataggaaggagaagggaggagggcagaaaAGTTAAAGGATTTAAAGTGAATGGAGAAGAGATGAGGTAATAGATAGTGGTAAGGAGGATGagggaagagaatgagggaggcaAGCAGAAGATGAGGGAATAGGGGAGGGTAGCAAGCAATAAGGAAGATAAatggaagaagatgaagagaggagagaagacaaagaagtggaaggaggcaggaataggtagaaagaaaaggaaagcagataAAAGTGGCTGGAGGATgagtgaggaggaaggaagcatAAAGTAGGAGGAGTTCTGAATAAGAGAGAAGAGTGTAATGGAGTGTGGAGGAAAAAGGAGTTTGGAAGGAAACAAGAGTGAGGAaagaagacaagggaaagaaatagagaaCAGGAAGATGAAGAATGGTATTGGGAAcaaatgggaagaggaaagaggaggggagagtgaAGGAAAGTGGAGGGAAGAATCAGGAAGGATGAGGATGGAAGAAgtaaggggaagaggagggatatGGGAAGAGGGACAAGGAGGAAATtagcagaaagaggagggaggtaagatgagagaaaagagaaaaaaggaaaggaaaaggagagtaTAGGTTGGAGGAAGATTGAGAAgggaataagagaaaaagaaaaatgtgagaagaggagaggagaaaaaagtgGAAGATAATGGAATTgaaagagaagggagataataGGACCAAATAGTAAGGGGAAGgatgagggaagaggagagatgagGAATGAACAGAAACGCAGGgtgaaaaggaatgaaaatagagTATAGGGAAGAGCAAAGAGATGGAAAGTATAGCGACaagtgaaaagaaaagagggtaaaaaggaaattgaaaggaggagggaaagaaagtggAGCTGCAGAGAGATAAAATAGAGGAGGCTAAAGGATGGGGGAGAGAAGACATGAAGAGGCAAGAGAATAGAAGTGTTGAGTGGCGACGGGAATgatgatggaagagagacaaggaaagaggaaagaagaggaagcattaagaggagaagaaagaagatgaagtcaaggaaagggaagaagttggaaaaaagaagaggaaaaaagagtgAAAGGCAAAGAGGCagtagaaggaagagaagggaggtgtggaggggaagaaggaataaCAGGAAAGGatagaggagagaagaggcagcaAGAAGGGTATGGAAGTGTAGGATGATGAAAGAGGGTAGAGTAAGAAAGAGGGAAGGCAAGAGAAGAGGATGGAATACAAGAAAGGACAGAAGTGTAGGGAGGAGGGCTGAAGTGGGAGGAGAAAATAGTTTGGATGActgaagagagaagcagaaattGGATGTAAAAAGCAATAGAAGGGAAGATGATTGAGAAAGGAAAGGTAGGACGGAAGACAAGGAAGGAGGGTATTGGGGGATGGTACATGGAATAGAaacaagagagagggagagaatggagGAGAAAGCAGGTAGGAGcataaagggaagagaaaagtataaggaggagggagagggagagaagacaaTAGTGGAGAGAGGATTGAATTGGGGAGGGGGAAGATGGCagaagacaggagaggagggaagaggaaagaatatggaaaaggaaggaagaagaagaaattgtaGAAAAAAATCAGGTAGAGGAGGCAAtagggaagagaaagcagaagggaagaaagtggaaaagaaatattaagaggAAAGAGGATGGAGGGAAGTTGAGAAAGGAATAAGAAGGTTAGAGGAGGGACAAATAGAGATggtcaaaagaaaggaaggatgatgagggaggggaaaatagatagagaacaGAAGATGTGcaaagagggggaaaggagaaaggggaggacatatgagaagggaggagggaagatgaGCAAGtaagggggaagaggaaagagggctgtagaggaaggaagatggaagaagtggaaggagagaataaaaAAGGGAGAACAGAGGGAAAGTAAGGAGAATGAGTGAAGGGGGaaagtgggaagaggagaggaaaggggttaGGGAatagaagggaggagggaagaggcaagcttagggaagagggggaggagaggagtgtTGGAGAGGAAGGAATAttcaggagagaagaagagagaggagggaagaaggaagaagttttcagaaaaacagaaggaaggaaaaaagaggcaGATGAAGGACAGAAAAGGGTGGGAGTGAAGGGAAGAGGAAATTGGATGAAGGTGAGGGACAAAAAGATAAAGGAGTTATAAGGAGATATGAAGGAAGAGGATGGTCTAGGGAGGAGGAAAGAttgtggaggaggagggagaaggttGATGAAAGTAGAGGGAGGAAGTAATGAGAAGAATGATTGAAAATGAGAAACAGAGAATGAgtagggaagaaagaagatgacctaacaggagagaagaggaaatatGAGTAAggaagaaggagacagagaaggaaatagGATAAGGGATGGAAGAGCAATAAAGAGCAggtagaaaggaaaagggaagaggagggagaagaaggaaagaggcaaGAATAGAGAAGTAGTCAGCGGTAGTCAGGGAAGGGAGTATGGAAGAGGAAGGCACAATttagaggaaaggggagaaaggtgACTGCAAGGAAGAGGGATTTCACTAAGAAAAAGGGATGGAAAGGGAACaatacaaatacaagaaaaaggTTGAATAGAGCGGAGTAAAttatggaggagggaggaagggaggaggaggacaaaagaaaatcatggaagaaggaaattgaaatcacaggagagaagaggaaacaggagggaaaaggaaagaagaaggtggcaggaagagggaggaggaaagaggatggaggaagactaggaagaatgaatgaaggaggaaaagaagaccaAAGAGGAATGTGGAAAATGTttgtgggaagaggagagaagagagaaatggaggaaaaaaggaaTTGTAGGAAGGTGCATAAGTGGAAGAATGTAAGAGAAAAGATGAGGGGGGAGGAAATTCGAAGGCAGGGAAGGaatagaagaggagaggagaggagaggagaggagaggagaggagaggagaggagaggagaggagaagagagaatagAAGATGAGGAAAGGGGATTTGAGAAATGGTAGGGAAAGtatagaaggaaggagaaaagagaaaattaggaAGTTAAGGTAATAGGGAGGAGGAAagtagaggaaggagggaagaggagggagatggcaataagaacaggaaataataaagggaagaagaaagaaggtggaatggGTGTAAGAAGggtgaaaaaaagaagaaatagagaagaggcaggcagaggaggtAGTAGCAAAGATGAAGATGGTGAGATAAGGATAGAAGAGGGTATAAGCAGACAGCATAGAAATattagagaaggaagaaggaaggaggaaagagaaagaaggggataGGACAAAGGAGAGTCATGGAGGACATAGAAGTGAGGGAAGAGGAGTGAGGAGGGGTAAAGGAGAAGGAAATattagggaagaaaagaaaggatagaAATGATGGAAGGGAGATGAAGCAAtagggaagaggaaaaaggatAAATGGAGGATCAAGGAGGGgtgaagagaaaatgagagattcaatggaagaagagaaatggaTAAAAAAGCAGGGGAAGAGTATCAAGGAAGGAAGACAGCAGAGCAGGGATAGGAAGCCGAGGAGAAAGGCAACATGCTTAAAGAAGGGTATGAAAATTGGGAGATAGGCAGTAGATGTGTGGGGGATAAAATGATGAGGGGAAAAGATAATACTAGAGAGACTAGGAAGTAGGATGAAAAAGGTGACAGAGCAGAAAATGCAAGCAAACATtggagaattaaagaaaagcagaagaatgaaaaggaCTTGAGTATTCAGAAGAGTCCATGAGTGGGCAGAAGTGCAGAACCCTAGTGACAAAACAAAAAGGagcctgaggggctggagagatggctcagaggttaagagcactgcctgctcttccaaaggtcctgagttcaattcccagcaaccacatgggggctcacaaccatctgtaatgtggtctggtgccctcttctggcctgcaggcatacacacagacagaatattgtatacttaataaataaataaataaatattaaaaaaaaaaacaaaaaggagcctGAGGTGAGTTTGGAAAGCTATAGGATATTTAATGTATGTAGAGTTGActaaagaggagggagagatggtGAGGGTGATGGTAGATCACTGGGAAAGAATACAGGAGAAGAGAATgtagatgaagaagaggagagaaaaaggcaCACTGAAAGCGTATAATGTCAGCAGAACAACAGTAAGTTAAGGAAGAGAGCAGGAAGCTCGGGACCAAGGTAGAGGTGGGGAGAAGAGGCCAGACACTTCAGGGGTGAGGATACAGGTAGATTGGAGGGATTGGAAGGATGGGGTGGAAAGTAGATAGTGCTGAGGGCAAGATGTTGGAGGTGACAGGAGATTAGGGAGGAGGGACAAATGGAAGTGTCAGGAGACATACAAAGAGGTTAGTGGTGACAAAAATGATCAGAATCATAAGAGTGCAGAATACCTAGGAAGAGGTGAactgttttctctgtgtgccaAGTG
The sequence above is a segment of the Chionomys nivalis chromosome X, mChiNiv1.1, whole genome shotgun sequence genome. Coding sequences within it:
- the LOC130868069 gene encoding nucleoside diphosphate kinase B-like — encoded protein: MANFERTFIAIKPDGVQHGLAGEIIKRFEQKGFHLVARKFLWASEEYLKQHYIDLKDRYLFPGLVKYMN